A section of the Pochonia chlamydosporia 170 chromosome 2, whole genome shotgun sequence genome encodes:
- a CDS encoding phosphotransferase enzyme family protein (similar to Colletotrichum gloeosporioides Nara gc5 XP_007280511.1) encodes MTVNHNEDPDSQEREQFIRDIIRRKYGRDVSAVARLTGGINCFTYGVAISAVDASSNSKPSSTVGQPGSTALPDSATDLVIRLSNPESGLNEAVRVQNEVAMMILAREVLSPFGRPVVPKVYGWAPGDTGRGWTLCERLPGVPLSEKFDSLTKEAKSEVLSQIAQIFKLIQLYRLPSSIEGYGGLGFDQNGNIVTGPTSIPGGGPCMRHVDLYAEYLQTQIDLSKKCDIVQGWSSTDIPDHIERVRERLAKTAEWEKTLRPTLVHADFDTHNMLFDPEAGHITGLVDYDFGHIGSLADEYFYSICTLGDLVGPVPKYENNENQRQLASSLLNGFDHDALAGRPNKPVNWELALMVDDELAKVGVQRPQDIPAIEELSLRYWFINHLSPPYYQTKGCR; translated from the exons TCAGCGCCGTTGCTCGCCTCACCGGTGGCATCAACTGCTTCACCTACGGCGTCGCTATCTCTGCCGTAGATGCGTCCTCTAACAGCAAACCATCCAGCACTGTCGGTCAGCCTGGTTCAACCGCTCTCCCCGACTCCGCGACGGATCTCGTTATCCGCTTATCGAATCCAGAGTCGGGGCTTAATGAGGCTGTTAGAGTTCAGAATGaagtggccatgatgattctCGCTCGAGAGGTTCTTTCACCCTTTGGAAGGCCTGTCGTGCCCAAAGTATATGGTTGGGCACCAGGTGACACAGGCAGAGGATGGACACTATGCGAGCGCTTGCCCGGCGTGCCCCTATCAGAAAAGTTCGATTCCTTAaccaaggaagccaagaGCGAGGTTCTCTCGCAAATCGCACAGATATTCAAGCTTATCCAGCTGTATCGTCTTCCCAGCTCGATCGAGGGGTATGGTGGCTTAGGATTTgaccaaaatggcaacatcGTGACCGGTCCAACATCCATTCCAGGCGGCGGTCCTTGTATGAGGCACGTGGATTTGTATGCTGAGTACTTGCAAACACAGATAGACCTATCCAAGAAATGCGACATCGTCCAAGGTTGGAGCAGTACGGACATCCCAGACCATATTGAGAGAGTGAGAGAACGGCTTGCGAAAACTGCTGAATGGGAAAAGACACTCCGCCCGACGCTTGTCCATGCAGATTTCG ACACGCATAACATGCTGTTTGACCCGGAGGCGGGCCACATCACCGGCCTTGTTGACTATGACTTTGGTCACATTGGATCCTTAGCAGACGAATACTTTTATTCCATCTGCACACTAGGGGATCTGGTTGGTCCGGTTCCGAAGTATGAGAATAATGAGAACCAGCGTCAACTGGCAAGCTCCCTTCTCAACGGCTTCGACCACGACGCACTCGCCGGCAGGCCAAACAAGCCTGTGAACTGGGAGCTGGCGCTTATGGTAGATGACGAGCTAGCAAAGGTCGGTGTTCAACGTCCTCAGGACATTCCTGCGATTGAAGAGCTTTCTTTGAGGTACTGGTTCATCAATCATCTTAGCCCGCCTTATTATCAAACCAAGGGATGTCGATGA